A part of Aegilops tauschii subsp. strangulata cultivar AL8/78 chromosome 2, Aet v6.0, whole genome shotgun sequence genomic DNA contains:
- the LOC109748514 gene encoding putative xyloglucan endotransglucosylase/hydrolase protein 13, producing the protein MSSPLLVAMAAAAIVVVCCFAACPVSAGASAGGFYDNFVVKWGTDPDPDRRVEIVDGGRLVTLTLNNVSGAGFQSRDAFLFGEFTMEMKLVPGDSAGTVTTFYLTSKDPTAAGDGHDEIDFEFLGNVSGEPYLMQTNVFAQGVGGREQRSYLWFDPTEDFHNYTILWNPLNIIFSVDGVPVRVFRNHDANGVPYLSRQAMKVHATIWDGDTWATRGGRVKIDWAHAPFVASYGTYAASACVSAAGNDDQEGAPSAFCCPGDASSWMARRLGPDGERAVAWARDNYMVMDYCDDPWNLGRPAECDMDQLQLASVV; encoded by the exons ATGTCGAGTCCTCTGCTTGTTGCAATGGCCGCGGCGGCGATCGTCGTCGTGTGCTGTTTCGCGGCGTGTCCGGTGAGCGCGGGCGCGAGCGCTGGTGGCTTCTACGACAACTTCGTGGTGAAGTGGGGCACCGACCCGGACCCTGACCGGCGGGTCGAGATCGTCGACGGCGGCCGGCTGGTGACGCTCACCCTCAACAACGTCTCCGGCGCCGGGTTCCAGTCCCGGGACGCCTTCCTCTTCGGCGAGTTCACCATGGAGATGAAGCTCGTGCCCGGCGACTCGGCCGGCACGGTCACCACCTTCTAC CTGACCTCCAAGGACCCGACGGCGGCGGGGGACGGGCACGACGAGATCGACTTCGAGTTCCTGGGCAACGTCAGCGGGGAGCCGTACCTGATGCAGACCAACGTGTTCGCGCAGGGGGTCGGGGGCAGGGAGCAGCGGTCCTACCTCTGGTTCGACCCGACAGAGGACTTCCACAACTACACCATCCTCTGGAACCCTCTAAACATCAT CTTCTCTGTGGACGGCGTGCCGGTGCGCGTGTTCCGGAACCACGACGCGAACGGCGTGCCGTACCTGAGCAGGCAGGCGATGAAGGTGCATGCCACCATCTGGGACGGCGACACCTGGGCCACGCGCGGCGGCCGGGTCAAGATCGACTGGGCGCACGCGCCCTTCGTCGCCTCCTACGGGACCTACGCCGCCAGCGCCTGCGTCTCCGCGGCCGGCAACGATGATCAGGAAGGAGCGCCGTCGGCATTCTGCTGCCCGGGCGACGCCTCGTCGTGGATGGCCCGGCGGCTGGGGCCCGACGGCGAGCGCGCGGTGGCGTGGGCGCGCGACAATTACATGGTGATGGACTACTGCGACGACCCCTGGAACCTGGGCCGCCCCGCCGAGTGCGACATGGACCAGCTCCAGCTCGCCTCGGTCGTCTGA
- the LOC109748515 gene encoding xyloglucan endotransglucosylase/hydrolase protein 24, with amino-acid sequence MASPLPCRPKLRLLCVGVALAFLLAVDVGRADIYKDIQIIWSADHTYYFMDGDSEALALSLDFNRGSAFKSNDMYLFARIDLDIKLVEGNSAGTVCTVYTISEGPWDIHDEIDLEFLGNSTGEPYTLHTNVFAYGVGGREQQFKLWFDPSAEYHTYSIVWNPRRITIEVDGVTIRSFDNNEDQGVPFPSWQQQRVYGSLWNADDWATQGGRVKTDWSLAPFVSYYRNYNITYCRPSPGVSWCGAEPAGSPLFNLSPKARADLQWVRNMGYVIYDYCTDMSNRYTATSRPKECSLPPRP; translated from the exons ATGGCTTCGCCATTGCCTTGTAGGCCAAAGCTGCGGCTCCTGTGCGTAGGCGTAGCCCTGGCCTTCCTCCTGGCCGTGGACGTGGGCAGGGCGGACATCTACAAGGACATCCAGATCATATGGAGCGCGGACCACACCTACTACTTCATGGACGGCGACAGCGAGGCGCTCGCGCTCTCGCTGGACTTCAACCGGGGCTCCGCCTTCAAGTCCAACGACATGTACCTCTTCGCCCGCATCGACctcgacatcaagctcgtcgaagGCAACTCCGCCGGCACCGTCTGCACCGTCTAC ACCATCTCGGAGGGGCCGTGGGACATTCACGACGAGATCGACCTGGAGTTCCTGGGCAACTCCACCGGCGAGCCCTACACCCTCCACACCAACGTGTTCGCCTACGGCGTGGGCGGCCGGGAGCAGCAGTTCAAGCTCTGGTTCGACCCCAGCGCCGAGTACCACACCTACTCCATCGTCTGGAACCCCAGGCGCATCAC GATCGAGGTGGACGGCGTGACGATCCGGTCGTTCGACAACAACGAGGACCAGGGCGTGCCGTTCCCGTCGTGGCAGCAGCAGCGGGTGTACGGGAGCCTGTGGAACGCCGACGACTGGGCGACGCAGGGCGGGCGCGTCAAGACGGACTGGTCGCTGGCGCCCTTCGTCTCCTACTACCGCAACTACAACATCACCTACTGCCGGCCGTCGCCCGGCGTGTCGTGGTGCGGCGCCGAGCCCGCCGGGTCGCCGCTCTTCAACCTCTCCCCCAAGGCGCGCGCCGACCTGCAGTGGGTGCGCAACATGGGCTACGTCATCTACGACTACTGCACCGACATGAGCAACCGGTACACCGCCACCAGCAGGCCCAAGGAGTGCTCGCTCCCGCCCCGCCCGTGA